The region CGAGCGTCACGGTGAGCATCGGGAAGGGCGTGGCCCATCCCAATACAACGGAGCACCACATCCGCTGGATCCGGCTCTACTTCAAGCCCGCAGGCGCCAATGTGGTCTACGACGTGGCGACCTTCGAGTTCAATGCCCACGGCGAATCCACCAAGGGCGCCAACGAGGGTCCGGCCTGCACCGACCCCGCCGGTGTCGCCACCGTGAAGCTCCAGGAGTCCGGCACCCTCATGGCTGCCTCCTACTGCAACATCCACGGCCTCTGGGAGAACGAGAAGGAGATCACCGTCGCCTAAAGCCGACGCATACACGGCCTGACGGCACATCCATAGCGTACGAAGACCGCCCCGGGACGTCCCGGGGCGGTCTGTCATATCCCCCCGAGGAGCCGCCACCAGAGGG is a window of Synergistales bacterium DNA encoding:
- a CDS encoding class II SORL domain-containing protein, with product MAFADVFKSGDWKGEKHVPVIEAPETVKAGEPASVTVSIGKGVAHPNTTEHHIRWIRLYFKPAGANVVYDVATFEFNAHGESTKGANEGPACTDPAGVATVKLQESGTLMAASYCNIHGLWENEKEITVA